The Arachis hypogaea cultivar Tifrunner chromosome 19, arahy.Tifrunner.gnm2.J5K5, whole genome shotgun sequence genome has a window encoding:
- the LOC112779810 gene encoding UPF0481 protein At3g47200 has product MAEDAKVGREAKLAQLLNQTFDHNNQISSTPKIQRVPLFWRQKTSFYEYCIPTMISFGPIHHGNKNLKQQGQHLKSQWTSLYIEEYSKEVGPCNGNKQEAANYLYGVVGDNIVELKELFAEDVIEGYNDEELTWMLLEDGCSLLYYMDHVNAQHPEELNLKLDQLMYIGRDIPLLENQLPIKLLQLLSKTQGADLEYLITNFMSMGEGKRRRMTSITIPIRNHILDFLRSSYFHTEIEQNIPNQNGGIQMPCPRPRPRPRSSLVWQTYKNIRDLKKSGIQVKVNKRFGGELTLPLWVFSSVTPYFFRNLIAYEMCPDFRNSFECCCYLSFMDSLIDNAEDVKELRSAGVIQNLVESDEEVAKFFNDIGHHFPAKMFNQIYTTDAIPISKKYIQVRRQIQEHYSSRWRTFLAETQSTYFSSPWSLLAFLAALSGLILAVLQTWYTIHPLKN; this is encoded by the coding sequence ATGGCAGAGGATGCAAAGGTGGGAAGGGAAGCAAAGCTTGCCCAATTACTGAATCAAACATTTGATCATAATAATCAAATTTCTTCAACTCCCAAGATACAAAGAGTTCCTCTTTTTTGGCGTCAAAAAACCAGCTTCTACGAGTATTGCATACCCACAATGATATCATTTGGTCCCATTCATCATGGCAACAAAAATCTGAAGCAACAAGGTCAACACTTGAAATCTCAATGGACATCCCTCTACATTGAAGAATACAGTAAAGAAGTAGGTCCTTGTAATGGTAACAAGCAAGAAGCAGCAAACTATTTGTATGGAGTTGTAGGAGATAACATTGTGGAACTAAAGGAGCTGTTTGCTGAGGATGTAATTGAAGGGTATAATGATGAAGAACTGACTTGGATGCTGCTTGAGGATGGATGTTCTTTGCTCTATTACATGGACCACGTTAATGCTCAACATCCAGAAGAACTGAATCTAAAGCTTGATCAACTGATGTATATTGGCAGAGATATTCCATTGCTGGAAAACCAACTTCCAATTAAACTGCTGCAACTGCTGAGCAAAACACAAGGTGCTGACTTGGAGTATTTAATCACAAATTTTATGAGCATGGGCGAAGGAAAGCGGAGAAGAATGACATCGATCACAATCCCTATAAGAAATCATATACTTGATTTTCTTCGCTCCTCCTACTTTCATACAGAGATTGAACAGAATATCCCAAACCAAAATGGTGGTATTCAGATGCCTTGTCCTCGTCCTCGTCCTCGTCCTCGTTCCTCCCTAGTTTGGCAAACTTACAAGAACATACGTGATCTGAAAAAATCAGGGATCCAGGTTAAGGTAAACAAGAGGTTTGGTGGAGAATTGACACTTCCTTTGTGGGTATTCAGCAGTGTCACGCCTTACTTTTTTCGAAACTTGATTGCATACGAGATGTGTCCGGACTTTCGCAACAGCTTCGAATGTTGTTGTTACCTTTCTTTCATGGATTCCTTGATAGATAATGCTGAGGATGTGAAGGAGCTTAGATCAGCTGGTGTTATCCAAAATTTGGTTGAGAGTGATGAGGAAGTGGCCAAATTCTTTAATGATATTGGGCATCACTTCCCCGCTAAAATGTTCAATCAAATATACACAACCGATGCTATCCCCATTAGTAAGAAATATATCCAAGTGAGGCGTCAAATTCAGGAACATTACTCGAGTAGATGGAGAACTTTTCTGGCTGAAACACAGAGTACTTATTTCAGTTCTCCCTGGTCTCTGCTTGCTTTTCTGGCTGCACTTTCAGGATTAATTCTCGCTGTTCTTCAAACATGGTATACTATACATCCTCTTAAAAATTAG
- the LOC112776030 gene encoding uncharacterized protein: protein MARNNSEEANATRLAELVNQRFEDNQNSTPKIQRVPLFLRQNPHFYRYCTPKMISFGPIHHSNQNLKQQGQHLKLQWTSLYIEQYRKLPTFNDGCSYLFCLENFDIEHPEALNLKVDQWMHIWRDMTLLENQLPVKLLKLLSTQKGSDLENLLYNFVTMGAVKRNCTVMIRLAYTAESVHHLLGFVRSYFVGESEMETEKIGSDLMAHLPLLPHPWQTYKNVRDLKKSGIRVAKAKSPEWKWNNLSFTSRWFSGRLRLPVYVNNDVTPYFFRNLIAYEMCPDFCSSFECCSFFSFMDSLIDDAEAVKELRSAGVIQNLLKSDQELANFLNDIGHELPTKIFNHLRSNAAPFQQEIC, encoded by the exons ATGGCCAGAAACAATTCAGAGGAGGCAAATGCAACAAGGCTTGCCGAACTAGTGAATCAAAGATTCGAAGATAATCAAAATTCAACTCCCAAGATACAAAGAGTTCCTCTATTCTTGCGTCAAAATCCACACTTCTACAGGTACTGCACACCCAAGATGATATCATTTGGTCCCATCCATCACAGCAACCAAAATCTGAAGCAACAAGGACAACACTTGAAACTTCAATGGACATCCCTCTACATTGAACAATACAGGAAACTACCTACTTTTAACG ATGGATGTTCTTATCTCTTTTGCTTGGAGAATTTTGACATTGAGCATCCAGAAGCTCTGAATCTAAAGGTTGATCAATGGATGCATATTTGGCGAGATATGACCTTGCTAGAGAACCAACTTCCAGTGAAGCTGTTGAAGCTGCTCAGCACACAAAAAGGATCTGATTTAGAGAATTTACTCTACAATTTTGTTACAATGGGTGCTGTAAAGAGGAACTGTACCGTGATGATTAGACTTGCATATACAGCTGAATCAGTTCATCATCTGCTGGGTTTTGTTCGATCTTACTTTGTTGGTGAAAGTGAAATGGAGACTGAGAAAATAGGAAGTGATTTGATGgctcatcttcctcttcttcctcatcctTGGCAAACTTACAAGAACGTCCGTGATCTTAAAAAATCTGGGATTCGAGTTGCGAAGGCAAAGAGTCCTGAATGGAAATGGAATAACTTGTCTTTCACGTCAAGATGGTTTAGCGGCAGATTGAGACTTCCTGTTTATGTAAACAATGATGTTACGCCTTATTTCTTTCGAAACTTGATTGCATATGAGATGTGTCCGGACTTTTGTAGCAGCTTCGAATGCTGTTCGTTCTTTTCTTTCATGGattctttgattgatgatgctgaGGCTGTGAAGGAACTTAGATCAGCTGGTGTTATCCAAAATTTGCTTAAGAGCGATCAAGAACTGGCGAATTTTCTTAATGATATTGGCCATGAGTTGCCCACTAAAATATTTAATCATCTGAGGAGCAATGCTGCCCCCTTTCAGCAAGAAATATGTTGA